CGACGCCCCCAGCAGAGTCGCCGCCAACAACGCCAGCAACATTACGTTGACGAGAACGAAGCGGCGCGGAGTGAGATGAGACATCGACCCGATACTTCCAAGTCCGGCGCCCCAAGTCCAAGCCTCGGCCACCGGCCCCGAAGGCACCCAACCGACCTAACCAACAGACCGCCTGACGCCGCTCGTCGATCGCGGGTGCCGCACCTCGGCTCGTTATCTCTGTGCGATAATCCACTCGCCCGCGCGACAGTACAGTACGTGAGTGCCCCCACGCGAAGCAGCGGTTTGTAGAGAACCACCTACCGCGTCTTCTTGATCTCCGCTTCTACTTCCTCGGCGCCTTTGGCATAGAACTCCGCTTCGTCGGGGGCCAACTCGCGCAGCAGCCGGAGGAACTCTCCCGCATGAACTCTTTCTTCATCGGCGATGTCTTTGAGAACCTCGATGGCGAGCCGGTTCTCGGTCGACTCCGCAAGTTGCATGTACATCTGAACCGCCTCGTACTCCGCGGCGATCATGAACCGAATGGCTCTGACGAGTTCCGCGTCTGTCAGCTTCCGGCCGTGCGCCAACCCCGAGAAAGACGATCCGAAATCCGGCATGGCTATCCTCCTTGTTCTTGTGCAGGCAACGCCGATAAGCCGAACCCTATATCAGTCCCGAGTCGACCTCCGAATCCCCGGTTGCCGCCGTTCTGCCATTTTCGCCGGCAAGAGGTCGAGCCCCACCGGCACGCGCGGGCTTCCCCCTTTCCGGCCACGATCTTCCAGTCCTAACCTGGCGCGCCGCCGGCCCCCGCAAACCACGGAAATCGTCGCGCCGCGCGCAGACTTTCGGCGGTAGTAGTGCGTATAGTAATACAACAGCGCGGGCTACCACCCGCAACCCAAAGCGAACAACCAGCCCGTTCGCCCCGAGTAGGAGCCCTTCCCCCGGGCTCCGTATCGAGGGGCGC
This DNA window, taken from Candidatus Binatia bacterium, encodes the following:
- a CDS encoding rubrerythrin, giving the protein MPDFGSSFSGLAHGRKLTDAELVRAIRFMIAAEYEAVQMYMQLAESTENRLAIEVLKDIADEERVHAGEFLRLLRELAPDEAEFYAKGAEEVEAEIKKTR